In Paenibacillus sonchi, a single genomic region encodes these proteins:
- a CDS encoding thiamine phosphate synthase: MAEIHMISDGKLEPGRFINLAAAVYPLVDYIHLREKHRPALELLGMAKQLLLAGVPASSLVINDRLDVALAAGAGAVQLAWNSLPPAAARAAAPGLRLGRSVHSAAEAAEAGRQGADYGLFGHVFPTACKPGQQERGLGLLAEAVRRSRIPLIAIGGIEPGNAAQVIRLGAAGIAVMSGICGAEDPVAAARAYRLAVREA, encoded by the coding sequence GTGGCGGAGATTCATATGATCTCGGACGGGAAGCTGGAGCCGGGAAGGTTCATTAATCTTGCAGCGGCTGTATATCCGCTCGTGGACTACATCCACCTCCGGGAAAAGCACCGGCCCGCCCTGGAACTGCTGGGCATGGCGAAGCAGCTGCTGCTTGCGGGGGTTCCCGCTTCCAGCCTGGTCATCAATGACCGGCTGGATGTTGCGCTGGCCGCCGGTGCAGGCGCTGTTCAACTGGCCTGGAACAGCCTGCCGCCGGCCGCGGCCCGTGCCGCCGCTCCCGGCCTGCGGCTGGGAAGGTCGGTGCATTCCGCGGCGGAAGCTGCGGAAGCGGGCCGGCAGGGGGCCGACTATGGCCTGTTCGGCCATGTTTTTCCTACCGCCTGCAAACCCGGTCAGCAGGAGCGCGGTTTGGGGCTGCTGGCGGAAGCGGTGCGCCGCAGCCGTATTCCGCTGATTGCCATCGGCGGCATAGAGCCGGGCAATGCCGCTCAGGTGATCCGGTTGGGCGCAGCCGGGATTGCGGTCATGTCCGGCATTTGCGGTGCGGAAGACCCTGTGGCCGCCGCGCGTGCTTACCGGTTGGCGGTCCGGGAGGCTTGA
- the thiS gene encoding sulfur carrier protein ThiS produces MNLIINGKALEIAEDCRTVADLLSRPEWSGRLVIVERNGEIVNREHYAGTSFSEGDRLELVHFVGGG; encoded by the coding sequence ATGAATCTGATCATCAATGGCAAAGCCCTGGAGATTGCGGAAGACTGCCGGACGGTAGCAGATCTGCTCAGCCGGCCCGAATGGAGCGGACGGCTTGTGATCGTGGAGCGCAATGGGGAAATTGTGAACAGGGAGCATTACGCCGGGACATCGTTCAGCGAAGGAGACCGGCTGGAGCTGGTGCATTTTGTAGGCGGGGGCTGA
- a CDS encoding thiazole synthase: MLDPFVIGGITLSSRLFIGTGKYSRNTLIPEVVASSGSQVITVALRRVDPESRDNIVSHIPPHMTLLPNTSGARTAGEAVRIARLARAAGLGNWVKIEVINDQKYLLPDNLETIRATEILAAEGFVVLPYMSPDLSAAIRMKEAGAAAIMPLGSPIGSNRGLRTKELLRILISEVDLPVIVDAGIGRPSEAAEAMELGASAVLLNTAIATARDPLLMAEAFREAVSSGRKAYLAGLGPVEETAVASSPLTGFLK, from the coding sequence ATGTTAGATCCATTTGTGATTGGCGGCATCACATTATCAAGCCGGCTGTTCATCGGCACCGGCAAATACAGCCGGAATACGCTGATTCCCGAGGTGGTCGCGTCTTCAGGCTCACAGGTGATCACGGTTGCCCTTCGCCGCGTAGATCCCGAGAGCCGCGACAATATTGTCAGCCATATTCCTCCCCATATGACCCTGCTGCCTAATACGTCAGGGGCACGCACCGCCGGGGAAGCGGTGCGGATCGCCCGGCTGGCCAGAGCCGCAGGCCTTGGCAACTGGGTCAAGATTGAGGTCATTAACGATCAGAAATATCTTTTGCCGGATAATCTGGAGACCATCCGGGCTACGGAGATACTGGCCGCCGAAGGTTTTGTAGTGCTGCCGTATATGAGCCCGGACCTCTCCGCTGCAATTCGGATGAAAGAGGCTGGAGCAGCCGCAATTATGCCGCTCGGCTCGCCAATCGGCTCGAACCGCGGCCTGCGGACCAAAGAGCTGCTCCGCATCCTCATCTCGGAGGTGGATCTTCCGGTTATTGTTGACGCCGGTATCGGCCGCCCGTCCGAAGCGGCGGAAGCGATGGAGCTGGGGGCCTCCGCTGTGCTGCTCAATACGGCTATCGCCACCGCCCGTGATCCGCTGCTGATGGCCGAAGCCTTTCGCGAAGCAGTTTCCTCAGGCCGCAAGGCCTATTTGGCCGGACTTGGTCCGGTGGAAGAGACGGCGGTCGCCTCATCGCCTTTGACCGGATTTCTGAAGTGA
- the thiH gene encoding 2-iminoacetate synthase ThiH: MSFYESLARLEQLPYESLWQQFQVEDVKRALCKDRLEESDLLALLSPAAEPCLEEIARRAQRLTRTHFGHVMQLFTPMYLADFCVNHCTYCSFSSIYDFPRKRLTPEEVRQEAVAIASTGLRHLLVLTGESRSESPASYVKECVEILHEYFPSVSIEVNPLSTAEYRELREAGVDGLTLYQEVYHQETYRKLHVKGPKRVFRNRLDAPERGCQAGFRSVNIGALLGMYDWRQEAFMTAMHARYLQDKYPECEIGLSAPRFRPYLGEFNPNSDVTDRALVQIILAYRLFLPRSGITLSTREPAPLRNHLIHLGITKMSAGVSTEVGGHSQDGGTPQFEISDERSVEEITDMLKANGLQPVFKDWDLLRLQA, encoded by the coding sequence ATGAGTTTTTATGAATCATTGGCCCGTCTGGAGCAGCTTCCTTACGAGAGCCTGTGGCAGCAGTTCCAAGTGGAGGATGTGAAGCGGGCACTATGCAAGGACCGCCTGGAGGAAAGCGACCTGCTGGCCCTGCTGTCCCCGGCTGCGGAGCCATGTCTGGAGGAGATAGCCCGGCGTGCCCAGCGGCTGACCCGTACGCATTTCGGGCATGTGATGCAGCTGTTCACACCGATGTATCTGGCCGATTTTTGTGTGAATCACTGCACCTATTGCAGCTTCAGCTCCATTTATGATTTTCCGCGAAAAAGATTGACGCCGGAGGAGGTCAGACAAGAGGCGGTCGCGATCGCCTCCACAGGCCTGCGCCATCTTCTGGTGCTGACCGGAGAATCGCGCAGTGAGAGCCCGGCTTCTTATGTGAAGGAATGCGTAGAAATTCTGCACGAGTACTTCCCTTCCGTAAGTATTGAGGTGAATCCGCTGTCCACTGCGGAATACCGGGAGCTTAGAGAAGCGGGAGTGGACGGTTTGACCCTGTATCAGGAGGTTTATCATCAGGAAACGTACCGGAAGCTGCATGTAAAAGGTCCCAAAAGAGTCTTCCGCAACCGGCTGGATGCCCCCGAACGGGGCTGTCAGGCTGGTTTCCGCTCTGTTAACATCGGTGCACTCCTTGGGATGTATGACTGGCGGCAGGAGGCGTTCATGACCGCGATGCATGCGAGGTATCTGCAGGACAAGTATCCGGAATGCGAAATCGGCTTGTCCGCCCCGCGTTTCCGGCCGTATTTGGGGGAGTTCAATCCGAATAGCGATGTTACGGACCGGGCGCTGGTGCAGATTATTTTGGCGTACCGCCTGTTTCTGCCCCGTTCCGGCATTACTTTGTCTACCCGGGAGCCAGCCCCGCTGCGTAATCATCTGATCCACCTGGGCATCACCAAAATGTCTGCAGGCGTCTCCACTGAAGTGGGAGGACACTCCCAGGATGGCGGAACTCCGCAGTTCGAAATTTCGGATGAACGGAGTGTAGAAGAAATTACAGACATGCTTAAGGCAAACGGCCTGCAGCCGGTCTTCAAGGATTGGGATCTGCTGAGGCTGCAAGCGTAA
- the yfbR gene encoding 5'-deoxynucleotidase: protein MNYHFSAYLYRLQYIQRWSLMRSTAPENVAQHSFQVALLSHMLCSIGNVHFARSLNADRAAAMALFHDATEVFTGDIATPVKHNNPHLLSSFRDMERIAAERLKGMIPPELTSVYAPLLQPQDSPYGSEDARLLRYVKAADHLDAYLKCVWEVAAGNREFAAAKAQTAAKLRGLEMPEMEYFLAHMAPGFELSLDELSAGTDSGQALEDGTP, encoded by the coding sequence TTGAATTACCATTTTTCAGCCTATTTGTACCGGCTTCAGTATATCCAGCGCTGGAGCCTGATGCGCAGCACCGCACCGGAGAACGTGGCGCAGCACTCGTTCCAGGTAGCCCTGCTGTCGCATATGCTCTGCTCCATCGGCAACGTCCATTTTGCCCGTTCGCTGAACGCCGACCGGGCGGCTGCAATGGCGCTGTTCCATGACGCCACCGAGGTTTTTACCGGCGATATCGCCACGCCGGTCAAGCACAACAACCCGCATCTCCTGTCCAGCTTCCGCGACATGGAACGGATCGCCGCCGAGCGGCTGAAAGGGATGATTCCGCCGGAGCTTACCTCCGTCTATGCGCCGCTCCTGCAGCCGCAGGACAGCCCTTACGGCTCCGAAGATGCCCGTTTGCTGCGTTATGTCAAAGCGGCTGACCATCTCGACGCTTATTTGAAATGCGTCTGGGAGGTCGCCGCAGGCAACCGCGAATTTGCCGCCGCCAAAGCGCAGACCGCCGCGAAGCTGCGCGGGCTTGAGATGCCGGAAATGGAATATTTTCTGGCCCATATGGCCCCCGGCTTCGAGCTGTCCCTGGACGAACTGTCAGCCGGAACAGACAGCGGACAGGCCCTGGAGGACGGGACACCGTGA
- a CDS encoding fumarate hydratase, with translation MQHFEDSVYDLIVETSTNLPGDVRRAVAKGRALEDHATRSGLALTTIAQNIGMAELQVSPICQDTGMPTFIIHTPVGVNQIEMKKDIHNAIIRATKNGKLRPNSVDSLTGENSGNNLGAGTPVIHFEQWEETGVDVRLILKGGGCENKNIQYSLPAELEGLGKAGRDLDGIRKCILHSVYQAQGQGCSAGFIGVGIGGDRTTGYELAKKQLFREVEDVNPNDDLAKLEEYIMENANKLGIGTMGFGGEVTLLGCKIGVMNRLPASFFVSVAYNCWAFRRQGILVDPSTGHIQEWLYESGTGISVGAEDSAVPAAVLEAVGGAAEGADCGVVSEDAAIPAAPAVLSAAEAAAGESREVRLTTPVSEEDIRSLRVGDVVILSGEMHTGRDALHKYLMDHEAPVDLNGAVIYHCGPVMLKDEEGWHVKAAGPTTSIREEPYQGDIIKKLGIRAVIGKGGMGPKTLKALQEHGGVYLNAIGGAAQYYAECIKKVNSVDFMEFGIPEAMWHLQVDGFAAIVTMDAHGNSLHADVEKDSAAKLAQFREPVFK, from the coding sequence ATGCAGCATTTTGAAGACAGCGTTTATGATCTGATTGTTGAAACCTCCACCAATCTGCCGGGCGATGTGCGCCGGGCAGTAGCCAAAGGACGCGCCCTGGAGGACCACGCCACCCGCTCCGGTCTCGCACTCACCACCATTGCGCAGAATATCGGCATGGCTGAGCTTCAGGTATCGCCAATCTGCCAGGATACGGGGATGCCGACTTTTATTATTCATACGCCGGTAGGTGTGAATCAGATTGAGATGAAAAAGGATATTCATAACGCCATCATCCGTGCAACGAAAAACGGCAAGCTGCGCCCTAACTCCGTCGACTCCCTGACCGGCGAGAACAGCGGGAATAATCTGGGCGCCGGCACACCGGTGATTCATTTTGAGCAGTGGGAAGAAACAGGGGTTGATGTCCGTCTGATCTTGAAAGGCGGGGGCTGTGAAAACAAGAATATCCAGTACAGCCTCCCGGCGGAACTGGAGGGCCTTGGCAAAGCGGGCCGCGATCTCGACGGTATCCGCAAATGCATCCTCCACTCCGTATATCAGGCTCAGGGACAGGGCTGCAGCGCAGGTTTCATCGGTGTGGGCATCGGCGGGGACCGGACGACCGGGTATGAGCTGGCTAAGAAACAGCTGTTTCGTGAAGTGGAGGATGTCAATCCGAATGACGATCTCGCCAAGCTGGAAGAGTATATTATGGAGAATGCCAACAAGCTGGGGATCGGCACGATGGGCTTCGGCGGAGAAGTGACACTCCTGGGCTGCAAAATCGGCGTAATGAACCGGCTTCCGGCCAGCTTTTTTGTCTCTGTGGCCTATAATTGCTGGGCATTCCGCCGCCAGGGCATCCTGGTTGATCCGTCCACCGGCCATATTCAGGAATGGCTGTATGAGAGCGGCACGGGAATCTCCGTGGGGGCTGAAGACAGCGCTGTACCTGCTGCTGTGCTTGAGGCCGTGGGCGGCGCTGCCGAAGGAGCAGACTGCGGTGTTGTATCCGAGGATGCGGCGATCCCTGCTGCACCTGCCGTACTCTCGGCTGCTGAAGCTGCGGCGGGGGAATCCCGGGAGGTCCGGCTGACCACGCCGGTCAGCGAGGAAGACATCCGCAGCCTGCGGGTGGGCGATGTAGTCATCCTGTCTGGAGAAATGCACACCGGCCGCGACGCGCTGCATAAGTATCTGATGGACCATGAAGCACCGGTGGATCTGAACGGAGCGGTAATCTATCATTGCGGCCCGGTCATGCTGAAGGACGAGGAAGGCTGGCATGTAAAAGCGGCAGGCCCGACTACCAGCATCCGTGAAGAGCCGTATCAGGGCGACATTATCAAGAAACTCGGCATCCGCGCTGTCATCGGCAAAGGGGGAATGGGCCCCAAGACGCTTAAGGCGCTGCAGGAGCATGGCGGTGTCTATCTCAACGCGATCGGCGGTGCCGCGCAGTATTATGCCGAGTGCATCAAGAAGGTGAACAGCGTCGACTTCATGGAGTTTGGAATCCCGGAGGCCATGTGGCATTTGCAGGTTGACGGCTTTGCGGCCATTGTAACGATGGATGCGCACGGCAACAGCCTCCATGCTGACGTGGAAAAGGATTCTGCCGCCAAACTGGCGCAGTTCCGGGAACCGGTGTTTAAATGA
- a CDS encoding carbohydrate binding domain-containing protein — MKRKLWLIPALITSIVLSITANLFVLPPTQVEAASIGTVTENDTIYQIMVDRFNDGDTSNNATGAAIRYGENSEEDFRYMKGGDWQGVIDKLPYIHNMGYTAIWISPVAEPQVTSRDNNGTGKNTAYHGYNVKNPNAANPYFGTKEKLKELVDSAHALGIKVIIDVVPNHIGDYMLGSQAYYDIPGLQPAAPFNNPAWYHHNGDINWSLADGRYDQWAQDYMENHDLGGLDDLDLDVPAAKQAIFNSIKGWFDYTGADGARVDAAKLIKPTDIGELQNLLGVNTFGENFDGNAEFVSRWVGPNKEWGMLDFPLFFSVLNSFAYGQSFDSNIKSTLAQDSYYNGNANHMVTFIDNHDRNRFLTEAGGNVDKMQNALSFIFTVRGTPVVFQGTEQNKGNGNGQIMTGGIADTWNRWSMVKRDAGGNVLENYFNENTSTYKHIAKLNEIRKNNPALRTGTQREMWSAQNLYAFSRRIDSGTNVGQEVISVFSNASGGSQTVTIPLRAESSLTAGTVLINQLNTSDKVTVQAGGTTGKQITVTVGANSAKIYSKTQPVVDTEAPSVPSNVTATVQNASSVLVNWTASTDNVGVTGYEIYRNGVKIGTSATTSYTDNTVASQTNYSYTVKAFDAAGNLSAFSAAALVTTPAGNNVTIYYKQGYTTPYIHYRPVGGTWTSAPGVAMPAAEVSGYNKITINIGSATQLEAAFNNGSGTWDSNGGSNYLFGTGTWTYTPTGNIKSGGPVTPTATPTPTPTATPTATPTPTATPTATPTATPTVTPTVTPTATPVGNSVTIYYKNTAFTNSYIHYKLDGSTVWTTSPGEQMQASSYSGYKAATIQLGSAAGLTAAFNNGSGVWDNNGSSNYHFGAGTWSLVNGSIAAGEPQADSVTFRVSVPGTTPANGPLYLTGSFNSWNAADPAYQLTKGSDGVYSVTVSLPAGTAVQYKITRGGWDTVETSSSGADIANRTLTPAGGAQTVNLTVQRWKDQ; from the coding sequence ATGAAACGAAAACTATGGCTTATTCCGGCTCTAATTACGTCCATTGTTCTGTCTATTACAGCTAACTTGTTTGTGCTTCCGCCTACACAGGTTGAGGCAGCCAGCATTGGGACTGTTACTGAAAATGACACGATTTATCAAATTATGGTAGATCGCTTCAATGACGGGGATACCTCCAATAATGCTACCGGTGCGGCTATCCGCTACGGTGAAAACTCGGAGGAGGATTTCCGCTATATGAAGGGCGGCGATTGGCAAGGGGTTATCGACAAGCTGCCCTATATTCATAACATGGGGTATACCGCGATTTGGATCTCTCCGGTGGCAGAACCGCAGGTGACAAGCCGCGACAACAACGGTACAGGAAAAAACACAGCGTACCACGGTTACAATGTTAAGAACCCTAATGCTGCCAATCCTTACTTTGGAACCAAAGAAAAGCTTAAGGAACTGGTGGATTCCGCGCATGCGCTCGGCATAAAAGTCATTATCGACGTTGTGCCGAATCACATCGGAGACTATATGCTGGGCAGTCAGGCTTATTATGATATTCCAGGACTGCAGCCCGCAGCTCCGTTCAATAATCCGGCATGGTATCACCATAATGGCGATATTAACTGGTCACTGGCTGACGGAAGATATGATCAGTGGGCTCAGGATTATATGGAGAATCACGACCTTGGCGGACTGGATGATCTCGACCTTGACGTCCCTGCGGCCAAACAGGCTATATTCAATTCCATTAAAGGGTGGTTTGACTACACGGGAGCAGACGGTGCGCGTGTGGATGCCGCCAAGCTGATCAAGCCGACGGATATCGGTGAACTGCAGAATCTTCTGGGAGTTAATACTTTTGGTGAGAATTTTGACGGCAATGCCGAATTTGTCTCCCGCTGGGTAGGTCCCAACAAGGAGTGGGGCATGCTTGATTTCCCGCTGTTCTTCTCGGTGCTGAACAGTTTCGCTTACGGACAGTCCTTTGATTCCAACATTAAGAGCACACTTGCTCAGGATTCTTATTACAACGGGAATGCGAACCATATGGTTACTTTTATCGACAATCATGACCGCAACCGTTTCTTGACGGAAGCTGGAGGCAATGTAGACAAAATGCAGAATGCATTGTCGTTTATCTTTACGGTCCGCGGAACACCGGTGGTTTTTCAGGGGACTGAACAGAATAAAGGCAACGGCAACGGCCAGATTATGACAGGCGGAATCGCCGATACCTGGAACCGCTGGTCGATGGTGAAGCGGGATGCGGGCGGCAATGTTCTGGAGAATTACTTTAACGAGAATACCAGCACTTATAAGCATATTGCCAAACTGAATGAAATCCGCAAAAATAACCCGGCGCTGCGCACAGGCACCCAGCGTGAAATGTGGTCAGCCCAGAATCTGTACGCCTTCTCGCGCCGTATAGACAGCGGAACCAATGTGGGACAGGAAGTCATTTCGGTTTTCAGCAATGCATCCGGCGGCTCACAGACAGTTACAATTCCGCTGCGCGCAGAAAGCTCTCTGACTGCAGGAACAGTTCTGATTAATCAACTTAATACTTCCGACAAGGTAACCGTGCAGGCAGGTGGAACAACCGGCAAGCAAATTACCGTAACAGTGGGAGCGAACTCGGCCAAAATCTATTCCAAAACACAACCGGTAGTAGATACCGAGGCTCCGTCAGTTCCAAGCAATGTAACAGCCACCGTGCAGAATGCATCCAGTGTGCTCGTAAATTGGACAGCTTCTACGGATAATGTCGGGGTTACCGGTTATGAAATTTACCGCAACGGAGTCAAAATCGGCACATCAGCAACCACATCGTATACAGATAATACTGTAGCATCACAGACCAATTACAGCTATACGGTAAAAGCTTTTGATGCCGCAGGGAACCTGTCGGCATTCAGCGCAGCGGCTCTTGTGACCACTCCAGCCGGAAATAATGTAACGATCTACTATAAGCAAGGCTACACTACACCTTACATCCACTACCGTCCTGTTGGCGGCACCTGGACGTCAGCACCGGGAGTAGCCATGCCGGCAGCCGAAGTGTCCGGCTATAACAAGATCACGATTAATATCGGCTCTGCCACCCAGTTGGAGGCCGCTTTTAACAATGGCAGCGGCACCTGGGACAGCAACGGCGGCAGCAACTATCTGTTCGGCACCGGCACCTGGACCTACACGCCTACAGGAAACATCAAATCGGGGGGACCGGTGACACCGACAGCCACGCCAACACCGACGCCAACGGCCACACCAACAGCAACACCAACGCCAACAGCCACGCCAACGGCAACACCAACAGCAACACCAACGGTAACACCGACTGTTACACCTACGGCGACACCAGTTGGCAATTCAGTGACCATTTATTACAAAAACACAGCATTTACGAACTCTTATATTCATTATAAGCTGGACGGATCGACAGTGTGGACCACTTCTCCGGGAGAGCAGATGCAGGCATCATCTTACTCTGGCTACAAGGCGGCTACGATCCAATTGGGCAGTGCCGCAGGGCTGACCGCCGCCTTTAACAATGGCAGCGGGGTCTGGGACAACAATGGCAGCAGCAATTACCACTTTGGAGCAGGCACCTGGAGCCTGGTGAACGGCAGCATTGCTGCAGGAGAACCGCAGGCGGACAGCGTGACTTTCCGGGTGAGCGTGCCGGGTACAACTCCTGCAAACGGACCGCTGTACTTAACCGGCAGCTTCAACAGCTGGAACGCAGCGGACCCGGCGTACCAATTGACCAAAGGCAGCGATGGAGTCTATTCCGTCACAGTGAGCCTGCCCGCAGGCACGGCGGTGCAATACAAGATCACACGCGGAGGCTGGGACACCGTGGAGACCAGTTCAAGCGGTGCGGATATTGCGAACCGGACGCTGACACCAGCCGGTGGAGCGCAAACCGTTAACCTGACCGTACAGCGCTGGAAGGATCAATAA
- the pnpS gene encoding two-component system histidine kinase PnpS, protein MRPFRIRLTFILMALIGISMIGAGITMAKLFKDSHISALEENMSREIKLLSGTFQFTDTDSPGAVSYYTEQAEHIAKLTSSRITFITKDGKVIGDSEKNPLEMDNHSTREEEVLAAKEGIGRAIRYSDTLNREMLYVAGAVVSDQGFDGYIRLSMALDAITEGLNRAWMIMAGGLVLLFIAATFVSYKVASGMTSPLEQITRVARRITDLDYDARVPMNRRDEIGQLATAINAMADSLQAQLKTIRDNEDLLQSVLDNMTGGIVMINAEGEIALLNRAAEQLLDVKNSEMAGHSFKELKHHYELSRLIEEGVSRNEAVHEERSIYNPTERIVRLDGVPMMQDGSNRGMLFLLQEVTEIRRLEKMRSEFVANVSHELKTPVAAVKGFAETLLGGGVKDEKTARSFLQIIYDENERLNRLIGDILELSKIESKRAQLECSPVHLIEFFDSLLETLSKVAEKKNISLNAAVPEELFMEGDEDKLRQIFINLISNAINYTQDGGSVNVIVVNGQKADGTETVVFTVRDTGMGIPRKDLPRIFERFYRVDKARSRSSGGTGLGLSIVKHLVELHHGSISVESDLGIGSSFILELPLLQDESH, encoded by the coding sequence ATGAGACCGTTTCGCATTCGTCTTACATTCATACTAATGGCCCTGATCGGCATATCCATGATCGGCGCCGGGATCACCATGGCCAAGCTGTTTAAGGATTCGCATATTTCCGCGCTGGAAGAGAACATGTCCCGGGAAATAAAACTGCTCTCCGGTACCTTTCAGTTTACAGACACGGACAGTCCGGGGGCTGTCAGCTACTATACGGAGCAGGCAGAACACATTGCCAAGCTAACCAGTTCACGGATTACTTTTATTACTAAGGACGGCAAGGTCATCGGTGACTCCGAGAAAAATCCGCTGGAGATGGACAACCATTCCACACGCGAGGAGGAAGTGCTGGCGGCAAAAGAGGGGATCGGCCGTGCGATCCGGTACAGTGACACGCTTAACCGCGAGATGCTGTATGTAGCCGGTGCCGTTGTTTCCGACCAGGGCTTTGATGGTTATATCCGTCTTTCCATGGCCCTCGATGCGATCACCGAAGGCTTGAACCGGGCCTGGATGATCATGGCGGGCGGACTGGTGCTGCTGTTCATAGCAGCTACCTTTGTAAGCTACAAGGTTGCCTCCGGCATGACCTCTCCGCTTGAACAGATTACAAGGGTAGCCCGGAGGATTACAGATCTGGATTATGATGCCAGAGTTCCAATGAACCGCAGGGACGAAATCGGGCAGCTTGCAACTGCGATTAATGCCATGGCCGACAGTCTGCAAGCCCAGCTCAAAACGATACGTGACAACGAAGACCTCCTGCAGAGCGTGCTGGATAATATGACAGGCGGCATTGTGATGATTAATGCAGAAGGTGAGATTGCGCTGTTGAACCGGGCGGCGGAGCAGCTGCTGGATGTGAAGAACAGCGAGATGGCCGGCCATTCCTTTAAGGAGCTGAAGCATCACTATGAGCTGAGCCGTTTGATTGAGGAAGGGGTCTCCCGCAATGAGGCGGTTCATGAAGAGCGTAGTATCTATAATCCTACCGAACGGATCGTGCGGCTCGACGGTGTACCAATGATGCAGGACGGCTCCAACCGGGGCATGCTGTTTCTGCTGCAGGAGGTGACGGAAATCCGCCGTCTGGAAAAAATGCGCAGCGAGTTTGTAGCCAACGTCTCCCATGAGCTGAAGACACCGGTCGCTGCCGTCAAGGGCTTTGCGGAGACGCTGCTTGGGGGCGGGGTCAAGGATGAGAAGACCGCGCGCTCTTTTCTGCAGATTATTTATGATGAGAATGAGCGGCTGAACCGGCTGATTGGTGACATTCTGGAGTTATCCAAAATAGAATCCAAACGCGCGCAGCTTGAATGCTCACCTGTGCATCTGATAGAGTTCTTCGATTCCCTGCTGGAAACGCTCAGCAAGGTGGCTGAGAAGAAAAATATCAGCCTGAACGCAGCAGTTCCCGAAGAACTGTTCATGGAGGGGGATGAGGACAAGCTGCGCCAGATCTTCATCAATCTGATCTCCAATGCCATCAATTACACCCAGGATGGCGGAAGTGTAAATGTCATTGTGGTGAACGGCCAGAAGGCCGATGGTACGGAGACAGTCGTTTTTACCGTCAGAGATACCGGCATGGGGATTCCGCGCAAGGACCTGCCGCGCATATTTGAGAGATTCTACCGGGTGGACAAAGCCAGATCGAGAAGCTCCGGCGGAACCGGGCTTGGATTGTCGATCGTCAAGCATTTGGTGGAGCTGCATCATGGCTCGATTTCAGTAGAAAGCGACCTCGGTATCGGCAGTTCTTTTATTCTGGAGCTTCCTCTTCTGCAGGATGAATCACACTGA
- a CDS encoding response regulator transcription factor, which yields MAQRLLVIEDEPTLSRLLSYNLTQEGYEVTVEDHGTAGYDRAAREPFDLIVLDLMLPGMNGIDILDKLRSQGIRTPVIVLTAKNAEEDVVRGLKSGADDYITKPFGVSELLARVSAVLRRISGLAEEVQPEAAVSASTIILGQLEIYPERYEVSLGGQSINLRPKEFEVLLYLARKPGVVLTRDDLMNAVWGFDYIGGQRTVDVHVSSLRKKLELDPESVHIDSIRGVGYKLVVNKKERQSFKMTAFFS from the coding sequence ATGGCACAACGATTGCTTGTCATTGAAGACGAACCAACACTGTCCCGGCTGTTGTCGTATAACTTGACGCAGGAAGGCTATGAAGTCACAGTGGAGGATCATGGAACGGCAGGGTATGACCGTGCGGCTAGAGAACCTTTTGACTTGATCGTACTGGATTTGATGCTGCCGGGGATGAACGGGATTGATATTCTGGATAAGCTGCGCAGCCAGGGCATCCGTACACCTGTAATTGTGCTGACGGCCAAAAATGCCGAAGAGGATGTGGTCAGAGGGCTGAAATCAGGAGCCGATGACTACATAACCAAGCCCTTTGGCGTATCGGAGCTGCTTGCCCGTGTCAGTGCGGTGCTGCGGCGGATTTCCGGCCTCGCCGAAGAAGTTCAGCCGGAAGCTGCAGTATCCGCTTCAACCATTATTCTGGGACAGCTGGAGATCTATCCTGAGCGGTATGAGGTTTCGCTGGGCGGACAGAGCATCAATCTGCGGCCCAAGGAATTTGAGGTTCTGCTGTATCTGGCCCGCAAGCCGGGGGTGGTGCTGACGCGCGATGACCTGATGAATGCAGTCTGGGGCTTCGACTACATCGGCGGGCAGCGTACAGTGGATGTGCATGTCAGCTCCCTGCGCAAAAAGCTGGAGCTCGACCCGGAATCGGTGCATATCGATTCCATTCGCGGCGTAGGCTATAAACTCGTAGTGAACAAAAAAGAACGCCAGTCATTTAAGATGACGGCGTTTTTTTCGTAA